CCTTCTAGCCTGATTATCCCCCTTCTCTATCATCAGACAATTAGTTAGGTTTTACTAACTATGATGAATCAAGTTTTGATGGTGTGCAAAAGTGTATTAGAATTCGTTCGTTGGATCTCATGTCACGAATTATGTTAGGAGTCTTATTTTGGGGAATCTCCACTTTACGGACAGAGAGAAAGTAATTCTTGCTAGGATTCGAAATGAGGGTCCTATTTCAAGAGTCAGGATTGCGAAAAAAGAAAACATAAGCAAGCCAGTTGTCACTATTGGAGTTCGCAAGCTCCTGAGTGTTGGTGCTGTAAGAGAAGTCGGAAAGGATGTCAAGAGAAGCTCAAAGGGAGGCAAGCAAGCTACTTTGTTGGGCTTTGTCCCCGATTTCAGGCTTACACTGGCGGTGGACATCGGCAGAACAAAAATAGTAGCTGCAATGATAGATCTTGATGGCAACATAGGAGCTTCACATACAGTTCTTCTTAGAGAAAACATGTCAAAGGAAGAGTTCAAGCACCTCTTGTTCGAAGCCATAGGAGGTGTGATCGAGGTCATTCCTAAAGAAAAGATCATTGGCATAGGGGTAGGAATACCAGGTGTAATCGGCAGCAATAATGGCGTTGCTGATTTCATTCCAGTACTGTCTCTGAGAAATGTTCCAATTAAATCATGGATAGAGGAACGATTCGGACTTGAAACCTTTTGTGAGAATGATGCAGCTTTGCAGGCGCTCAGCGAGAGTTGGAAAGGTGTGGCTGAAGGAAAAAAGAACGTTGTTGTGATCAACCTTGGAGCAGGGATAGGCAGCGGGGTAATTATTGACGGAAGGCTTTACACGGGCTCTACTGGAAGGGCAGGCGAATTGGGTTACCTCATTTCCAGTTGGGACAATACCTATTACAGAGAGAGTTTCTTCGGGGAGCTTGAAGAAAAACTGTCAGGTGTGTGTTTAGAGAGAAAGCTTGACGAATTTGGATATCACGGGTTCACAGCCGCAGATCTATTTGAAAGGGACATTGATGATGAACGCTTAAGGGATCTCATCTATCAAGGTTGCAAGAGCTTAGCTCTTGCTCTCTGTAACTTGATTTCAATTCTTAATCCAGATATCGTTGTCATGACAGGGGGAATCGGCTACAACCAATTCGAATACCTAACAAAATATACTATCCCACTGATTAGGAATATTCTCCCGAATGAGTTTGTCGGTTCAGTAGACTTCGCAAGAAGCAAATTTCCATCTGAAGGAGTCTTAATAGGTGCGGGATACTTAGTTCAGAAGAAAACATTCTTATAGTCATTCATTTAGAGCTCAAAAGCATAATTGAAAGGAGGCCAATGATGGCGACAGTTAAGATTGAAGATCAGAAGTTCAAGGTCGATGGGAAAGAAATCTCCATGTACAGCGGATCGGTTCATTACTGGCGTAGCAAACCGGAAGCCTGGAGCGGAATACTCGATAAAGTGAAGGACATGGGCTTCAATGCAATTACCACTTACATTCCCTGGGAAATCCACGAATTGCAGAGAGGCATTTTTGATTTCGGAGAGGTAGAACCCAGCAGAGACATAGACAGATTCTTGACGCTTTGCGAAGAGAAGGGTTTGTATGTCGCAGTTAGGCCGGGCCCACAGATAAATTCAGAGTTAACCTGGTTCGGTTTCCCGGAGAGAATCCTTGAAGATCCAAAGCTACAGGCAAAAAACGCAAAGGGCGGTAAAGTTGTTTTGACACAAGTGCCAAGACCGATTCCGGCACTTGCTTACCATTCGGAGGAATTCCTCGCCGAAGTTGATCTATGGTATGATGCGATTTTCACAATCCTCGAGAAGCACCAGCCCCCGAAGGGCAACCTCGTCGCAGTGCAAGTAGACAATGAGATGGGATTCTTCTTCAATGTCAACCCTTATTCAACAGATTACAGCGACTCTTCAAAGGCTCTCTACCGAAGTTTTCTGAAAGAGAAATATAACACAGTCTCCGAGCTTAACAAGATGTACTCCTCAAATTACAGCGGATTTGACGAGATAGATCCTCCGGGCCGTTTTGAGGGGACAAGGAAAGAGGAGCTTCGTTATTACCTCGACTGGATAGAATACAGAGAGTTCTACCTGATAACCAGCATGGAGAACTTGGGTAATCGAATGAAGTCAAGGGGGATTCATGTACCGCTGTTCCACAACTATCCACATCCTCTAGGACCCGGCGGAGCAAAGGGAGCTCCTACGACTCCGTTCAATCTACCTGCTCTCGAAGAGAAGCTTGGCTTTGTCGGCTTCGATATCTACTCAAGAAAGGAGCTCTACGACCACGTCAAGACGATTGCATCGTATGTCTCAGGATGCAGCAGATTTCCATACATACCAGAGTTCATTATGGGTGTCTGGCCGTGGTATATAAAGCCCGGGGACTTCACTGACGAGGTGTTTGTAACGAAAGAAGCACTTATGCACGGGATTAAGGAGTTCAACAGATACATGCTTGTTGATAGAAACAAATGGCTTGGATCCCCTATCAACAGAAAGGGAGTTGTGAAAGAAGACTCTTACAACGCTCACAAGAAAGTCGGCACAAATCTTATGAAGATACGATGGAACGACTTTGCCAAGTGTGACGACGTACTGCTTGTGGTTAATAGAGATTACGACAGACTGGAAGCTGCAACTACTCTTCTTCCTGTTGTAGGAGATTTTCTAGAACCGGTCTTTGGATTCTCTGAATACCCGAGTTCAGTAATAGTTTCCGATGAACATCTTGGATTTAGCAGACCAATACAACAGCACAAGAGCACTTGGTTCGATGCCTTCTATAAGGCATTAACAGAAGGTGGAGTAGTGTTCAGCTTGGGAGATACCGCTCAATCCGTCGAGGCGCTCAAGAAGCACAAAGTCCTAGTAATTTCGGCTTTCGACTACATTGGAAAGAAAACCGCAGACAAGTTGGCCGATTACATTGAAACAGGCGGTACGGTAGTCCTGGGTCCGGAAATTCCAAAGCTTGACGACACGTTCAGCTCAGAGTCTGCTCTCAGTAAGCTAGTGAGTTCCTCAACCGGAAAGCCGGTACTCAATAGCAACGGCATGGAAATCGGAAAGAAACACGCGTGTGGAAAAGGCTCCCTAATACAGATTTTCGAACTGGAAAGCATCAGTTCAGGTCTGATTGAGATTTTGGATTCCGTTCAAGTCTTCAGAATAGACAAAGGTAAATCGGTTGCAGA
Above is a window of Mesotoga infera DNA encoding:
- a CDS encoding ROK family protein, coding for MLGNLHFTDREKVILARIRNEGPISRVRIAKKENISKPVVTIGVRKLLSVGAVREVGKDVKRSSKGGKQATLLGFVPDFRLTLAVDIGRTKIVAAMIDLDGNIGASHTVLLRENMSKEEFKHLLFEAIGGVIEVIPKEKIIGIGVGIPGVIGSNNGVADFIPVLSLRNVPIKSWIEERFGLETFCENDAALQALSESWKGVAEGKKNVVVINLGAGIGSGVIIDGRLYTGSTGRAGELGYLISSWDNTYYRESFFGELEEKLSGVCLERKLDEFGYHGFTAADLFERDIDDERLRDLIYQGCKSLALALCNLISILNPDIVVMTGGIGYNQFEYLTKYTIPLIRNILPNEFVGSVDFARSKFPSEGVLIGAGYLVQKKTFL
- a CDS encoding beta-galactosidase; this translates as MMATVKIEDQKFKVDGKEISMYSGSVHYWRSKPEAWSGILDKVKDMGFNAITTYIPWEIHELQRGIFDFGEVEPSRDIDRFLTLCEEKGLYVAVRPGPQINSELTWFGFPERILEDPKLQAKNAKGGKVVLTQVPRPIPALAYHSEEFLAEVDLWYDAIFTILEKHQPPKGNLVAVQVDNEMGFFFNVNPYSTDYSDSSKALYRSFLKEKYNTVSELNKMYSSNYSGFDEIDPPGRFEGTRKEELRYYLDWIEYREFYLITSMENLGNRMKSRGIHVPLFHNYPHPLGPGGAKGAPTTPFNLPALEEKLGFVGFDIYSRKELYDHVKTIASYVSGCSRFPYIPEFIMGVWPWYIKPGDFTDEVFVTKEALMHGIKEFNRYMLVDRNKWLGSPINRKGVVKEDSYNAHKKVGTNLMKIRWNDFAKCDDVLLVVNRDYDRLEAATTLLPVVGDFLEPVFGFSEYPSSVIVSDEHLGFSRPIQQHKSTWFDAFYKALTEGGVVFSLGDTAQSVEALKKHKVLVISAFDYIGKKTADKLADYIETGGTVVLGPEIPKLDDTFSSESALSKLVSSSTGKPVLNSNGMEIGKKHACGKGSLIQIFELESISSGLIEILDSVQVFRIDKGKSVADLVLYKGKIRDEYILFVANPSEKKIEVDIPLPSVPESVTDIWEEKKEEISAGRLKTEVCAHDIRIFSWKAINA